In Leishmania donovani BPK282A1 complete genome, chromosome 28, one DNA window encodes the following:
- a CDS encoding DNA repair protein-like protein, with the protein MEDVDAFLASLDQFSSPTIDAGIQRQQERQSGEVTTPSASAASAAAPRNSQRQHRRRQRDGDTGALACPAAPKQLHFANSSDNAGQNRSVPHLPAASPSSHPHTVVSRHPPHTWWCFRCAAENTAQMQSCALCHRRRHRVEGPRPPQASPEASLPSASPVGSPAPMSESSQVRSTGAPAGARGGEPGYEPVVVAGPGEISCPRCTFLNSSSRRTCEMCDGTLPAAIASFTTTMKDVGASLQKSSPSAAMSGGTPLGFGASAAAPVPSRALAGLGSGGRPRGEHAPEPAPSGVAATTQRVVLEEAARATLSLSPVALGSQSTQSSSSSFSDSDDDDDGESGGEWSDEEEIASRDTAGHRELVRFLEALQSVKFDTLPCAAVPATMRARAELRPFQLQALYWLLSREQPPLLRARVAPGDTDSLIATKEATRTIDSGAVSRGDEEDGVTYAGGSGRGGGEAFGEGADFDAESSCTASSASRALTTTSCPPSSGVATRTPNGGAEDDTNMSMRGQEMICTVRGGVFADYMGLGKTRTLIALCETTRVPRIDRVTGSLVESAATLIVCPTSLLTQWVREIRHCVQRPAAAPLRILVYYGARKRHLSLFQVAQSYDYVLTTYQTLCQKQPPASRFGHTHANGGAMRSGGGSPARAADFSDVDDFAEGSSFPSSVDDYDVDRRLQTEVDKLFMIRWGRIILDEAHYIRNMRTHQSRACLKLSGVCRWAVTATPVQNSLNDLYPLLRFLAVPHFSSLVWWNNEIVRYYNLDPLHPRPVTALSILFGSILLRRTPDSIVDGKPILELPPKRAITYTVGLSREEMRFYQSIHAKATEKLNALRDREACAARTPLATFTTAFEMLVRCRQTCLHPYIVVAALRRCHRLPGAEAGRGATASPDGIDRTSAATNCASSEEARHQREEDQRTARAIDEFIQTVVLRRLRTIKAREFVQSLVEEIKHQKLESRECIICLETVNRPAILPCAHVFCEECIKHALQATRRCPLCKRNSKASELLLVPVELLDRTAQQPNTSTGGADRAGDGRTSPAEPAPEVPLHLDLSDMNNWSLQLSSKTQYLIDTIRSLPAEDKVVVFSSFLTYLRCAQHWLQAAGVSCALYSGSMTMKQKQSLLELFHDAARPASPRVLLATISSCGVGLNLTCANHCFLMEPSWNPGTEEQALNRIYRIGQTKPVTFTKLIADGTIEQNISQLCDRKRALSGYCFSSSVTGAAAAGGGGDGRLRTADLLELFAPEKSSESSDDDDSSEEDDEAEGE; encoded by the coding sequence ATGGAGGACGTGGATGCATTTTTGGCCAGCCTGGACCAGTTCTCATCGCCGACCATCGATGCTGGCATCcaacggcagcaggagcgccagAGCGGAGAAGTGACAACACCGAGTGCGTCGGCAGcttcggcagctgcaccgcgcaACTCTCAGCGTCAGCAtcgtcgacggcagcgcgacggcgatACTGGTGCGCTGGCCTGTCCCGCGGCGCCGAAGCAGCTGCATTTTGCAAACTCGAGTGACAACGCGGGCCAAAACCGTAGTGTCCCGCATCTCCCTGCAgcctcgccgtcttcgcacCCACATACTGTGGTAAGCAGGCACCCACCGCATACGTGGTGGTGTTTCAGATGCGCAGCAGAGAACACGGCTCAGATGCAGAGCTGCGCGCTctgccatcgtcgtcgccaccgcgtGGAGGGGCCCCGACCGCCGCAGGCGTCGCCTGAAGCGTCTCTCCCCTCGGCTTCGCCGGTCGGCTCACCTGCACCGATGTCAGAGTCTTCTCAGGTTCGCTCCACCGGTGCACCGGCGGGTGCACGCGGTGGAGAGCCAGGCTATGAGCCGGTCGTTGTTGCAGGGCCAGGGGAAATCTCGTGTCCCCGATGCACCTTTCTTAACTCGTCCTCGAGGCGCACCTGCGAGATGTGCGACGGAACACTGCCCGCGGCGATCGCTTCCTTCACGACCACCATGAAGGACGTCGGCGCCTCTCTGCAAAAGTCGAGCCCCTCGGCCGCCATGTCCGGTGGCACGCCGCTTGGTTTcggcgcgtctgccgctgcaccagtCCCTTCCAGGGCTCTCGCAGGCCTGggaagcggcggccgtcCGCGGGGCGAACACGCACCGGAACCAGCGCCGtctggcgtcgccgccacgacgCAGCGTGTGGTTCTGGAGGAGGCCGCCAGGGCAaccttgtctctctctcccgtgGCCCTGGGCAGCCAGAGCACCCagtcgtcgtcctcgtctttCTCTGATAGtgacgacgatgatgacggGGAGAGCGGGGGCGAGTGGagtgacgaggaggagatcgcGTCGCGCGACACGGCTGGCCACCGCGAACTGGTCCGCTTCCTGGAAGCATTGCAGTCGGTGAAGTTCGacacgctgccgtgcgccgcCGTTCCAGCGACGATGCGGGCACGTGCGGAGCTGCGTCCCTttcagctgcaggcgctctactggctgctgtcgcgcgagcagccgccgcttcttcgcgcgcgtgtggcgcCCGGGGACACCGACTCGCTTATCGCGACGAAGGAGGCGACGCGCACtatcgacagcggcgccgtcagccGCGGCGATGAGGAGGATGGTGTGACTtacgctggcggcagcggccgtggTGGAGGTGAAGCCTTCGGGGAGGGCGCAGACTTCGATGCGGAGAGCTCGTGTACGGCATCGTCCGCCTCTCGTGCGCTGACAACTACATCGTGCCCTCCTTCTTCGGGTGTTGCCACCCGCACCcccaacggcggcgcagaggacGATACCAACATGTCCATGAGAGGGCAGGAGATGATATGCaccgtgcgcggcggtgtGTTCGCCGACTACATGGGTCTAGGTAAGACGCGCACGCTTATCGCGTTGTGCGAGACTACGCGGGTGCCACGCATCGATCGCGTGACCGGCTCCTTGGTGgagtcggcggcgacgctcaTTGTTTGCCCGACCTCCCTCCTCACACAGTGGGTGCGTGAAATACGACACTGCGTGCAGCggcctgccgcggcgccgctacGCATTCTCGTCTACTACGGAGCTCGCAAGCGCCACCTCAGCCTCTTCCAGGTGGCGCAGTCCTACGACTACGTCCTGACCACGTACCAGACGCTCTGCCAAAAGCAGCCACCCGCCTCTCGCTTCGGCCACACGCATGCCAACGGAGGGGCCATGaggagcggaggcggctcTCCGGCGAGGGCCGCTGACTTCTCCGACGTAGACGATTTTGCCGAGGGCTCGTCTTTCCCTTCGAGCGTGGACGATTACGATGTTGACCGGCGGCTGCAGACAGAGGTGGATAAGCTCTTCATGATCCGATGGGGTCGCATCATCCTGGACGAGGCCCACTACATCCGCAACATGCGCACACATCAGAGTCGCGCGTGCCTCAAGCTCAGTGGCGTCTGTCGCTGGGccgtgacggcgacgccagTGCAGAACAGTCTCAACGACCTCTatcctctcctccgcttcctcgccgTGCCGCATTTCAGCTCGCTTGTGTGGTGGAACAACGAGATTGTTCGCTACTACAACCTCGACCCGCTCCATCCGCGCCCCGTCACGGCGCTCAGCATCCTGTTCGGCTCTATCTTGCTTCGCCGCACACCGGACTCCATTGTGGATGGGAAGCCCATACTGGAGCTGCCGCCAAAACGGGCGATCACCTACACCGTGGGCTTGTCGCGCGAGGAGATGCGCTTCTACCAGTCGATTCACGCCAAGGCAACGGAAAAGCtgaacgcgctgcgcgaccgcGAGGCGTGCGCGGCTCGCACGCCGCTGGCCACCTTCACGACTGCCTTCGAAATGCTTGTGCGCTGCCGGCAAACGTGCCTGCACCCGTACATCGTGGTAGCGGCTCTCCGCCGGTGCCACCGCCTGCCGGGTGCAGAGgctggccgcggcgccaccgcttcgCCGGATGGGATCGACCGCACCTCTGCTGCCACCAACTGTGCaagcagcgaggaggcgcggcatCAACGCGAGGAGGATCAGCGGACGGCGCGCGCCATCGATGAGTTTATTCAGACGGTGGTCCTTCGCCGGCTGCGCACCATCAAAGCCAGGGAGTTTGTCCAGTCCCTCGTCGAGGAGATTAAGCACCAGAAGCTGGAGTCGCGCGAGTGTATCATCTGCCTCGAAACAGTGAACCGTCCGGCTATTCTGCCCTGTGCGCACGTCTTCTGCGAGGAGTGCATCAAGCACGCTTTGCAGGCAACACGGCGGTGCCCGCTGTGCAAGCGCAACTCGAAAGCgtcggagctgctgctggttcCGGTGGAGCTTTTGGAccgcacggcgcagcagccgaacACGTCTACAGGCGGAGCTGACCGCGCTGGCGATGGCAGGACGAGTCCAGCCGAGCCGGCCCCAGAAGTGCCACTGCATTTGGATCTATCTGACATGAACAACTGGAGCCTGCAGCTGAGCTCGAAGACGCAGTACCTGATCGACACGATCCGCTCTCTGCCGGCGGAGGACAAGGTGGTCGTGTTCAGCAGCTTCCTGACGTACCTTCGCTGTGCGCAGCACTGGCTGCAAGCGGCTGGGGTTTCGTGCGCGCTTTACAGCGGGTCGATGACGATGAAGCAGAAACAGTCCTTGCTGGAGCTCTTTCATGACGCGGCTCggccagcgtcgccgcgcgtcctcctcgccacgATAAGCAGCTGCGGTGTGGGGCTGAACCTGACCTGTGCCAACCACTGCTTCCTGATGGAGCCATCGTGGAACCCTGGcacggaggagcaggcgcttAACCGAATTTATCGTATTGGCCAAACAAAGCCGGTCACCTTCACGAAGCTCATCGCCGATGGCACGATTGAGCAGAACATCAGCCAACTGTGCGACCGGAAACGCGCGCTGAGCGGGTactgcttcagcagcagtgtgacaggcgcggccgccgctggcggcggcggggatGGGCGACTGCGCACAGCCGATTTGCTGGAGCTGTTCGCGCCTGAGAAGTCGAGTGAGAgcagcgacgatgacgacagtagcgaggaggacgacgaggcaGAGGGGGAATAG
- a CDS encoding replication factor A, 51kDa subunit, putative — translation MQQPGSHQIQPIDSLTPFLGGKWWIRARVTDKTDIRTWNKPTSQGKLFSFTLIDESAAIRATVFNDAVDTFEPLIVNGQVYYFSGGQVKNANRRFSNVNNDYELTFDRSSEIMLARQDTSTAALPMQRYNFVPIELLKQREVGSLVDVLGVVLKVDEVSSITQKSTGRELVKRNVKMGDMTAAVEVTFWNDEAKAWCYPVGTVVALRQLKVGSFDGVTLSSTYQTKIDINPTDLPDVKKLAAWYVTTGGANVTSLSSQGLGAASGAGGESDRGRKYLDEIQSEGIGRGLKPEYVDVRCVPIYFKQDAQWYDACPTCNKKVTEEGAQGDRFRCEKCDKTVTPTQRYLVSIQVTDNVSQAWLTLFNEAGIEFFGMEAAELKRRAQEDPLYIAKLAQGRMNRPVVMRLRVKEETSSNAMTGEESDRLRMSVVRISEFMPIAGTSEETRRRLAQNLRTECDEILRLIEAYV, via the coding sequence ATGCAGCAGCCGGGCAGCCACCAGATCCAGCCCATCGACTCCCTCACACCGTTTCTCGGTGGCAAGTGGTGGATTCGGGCCCGTGTGACAGACAAGACGGACATCCGTACCTGGAACAAGCCGACGTCGCAGGGAAAgctcttctccttcaccCTCATTGACGAGTCTGCCGCGATTCGGGCAACGGTCTTCAACGACGCCGTCGACACCTTCGAGCCGCTCATCGTCAATGGACAGGTATACTATTTCAGCGGTGGCCAGGTGAAGAATGCGAACCGGCGTTTCAGCAACGTGAACAATGACTACGAGCTCACGTTTGACCGCAGCTCGGAGATTATGCTGGCGCGGCAGGACACAtcaacagcggcgctgccgatgcAGCGCTACAACTTTGTGCCGATCGAGCTTCTGAAGCAGCGCGAGGTCGGTTCGCTCGTCGACGTGCTTGGCGTCGTGCTCAAGGTGGACGAAGTGTCGTCCATCACGCAGAAGTCGACGGGCCGTGAGCTGGTGAAGCGAAACGTCAAGATGGGCGACATGACGGCGGCTGTGGAGGTCACCTTCTGGAACGATGAGGCAAAGGCGTGGTGCTACCCGGTCGGCACcgttgtggcgctgcggcagctgaagGTTGGCAGTTTCGACGGTGTGACCCTCTCATCCACTTATCAGACCAAGATCGACATCAACCCCACAGACCTGCCGGACGTCAAGAAGCTCGCGGCGTGGTATGTGACGACTGGCGGCGCTAACGTGACGTCTTTGTCGTCGCAGGGGCTTGGCGCCGCGAGCGGGGCCGGTGGCGAGAGCGACCGCGGCCGCAAGTACCTGGACGAGATCCAGTCGGAGGGGATCGGACGGGGCCTGAAGCCCGAGTACGTCGACGTCCGGTGCGTTCCGATTTACTTCAAGCAGGATGCCCAGTGGTACGACGCGTGCCCGACCTGCAACAAGAAGGTGACCGAGGAGGGCGCGCAGGGTGACCGCTTTCGCTGCGAAAAGTGCGACAAGACCGTcacgccgacgcagcgctaCCTCGTTTCCATCCAGGTCACGGACAACGTCTCTCAGGCGTGGCTAACGCTCTTCAACGAAGCCGGCATCGAGTTCTTTGggatggaggcggcagaaCTGAAGCGTCGTGCGCAGGAGGACCCTCTCTACATCGCGAAGCTGGCGCAGGGCCGCATGAACCGACCAGTGGTgatgcgtctgcgcgtgaAGGAGGAGACGAGCTCGAACGCCATGACCGGCGAGGAGTCAGACCGGCTGCGCATGTCAGTGGTGCGCATCTCCGAGTTTATGCCGATTGCGGGCACCTCCGAGgagacgcgccgccgcctcgcgcagaACCTGCGCACAGAGTGCGATGAAATTCTCCGCCTCATCGAGGCTTACGTCTGA